The following coding sequences are from one Canis lupus baileyi chromosome 19, mCanLup2.hap1, whole genome shotgun sequence window:
- the TMEM205 gene encoding transmembrane protein 205 yields the protein MEEGGNPGSLTKMVHLLVLSGAWGMQMWVTFISGFQLFRNLPRHTFGLVQSKLFPLYFHISMGCAFINLCILASQHAWAQLTFWETSQLCLLFLSLTLSTINARWLEPRTTAAMWALHTVEKERGLGGEVPGSHQGPDPYRQLRGQDPKYSVLRQTFFRYHGLSSICNLGCLLSNEICLAGLALSLRSL from the exons ATGGAGGAAGGCGGGAATCCTGGAAGCCTGACTAAGATGGTCCATCTACTGGTCTTGTCAGGGGCGTGGGGCATGCAAATGTGGGTGACCTTCATCTCAG GCTTCCAGCTTTTCCGAAACCTTCCCCGACATACCTTCGGCCTGGTGCAAAGCAAACTCTTCCCTTTATACTTTCACATCTCCATGGGCTGTGCGTTCATCAACCTCTGCATCTTGGCTTCACAACATGCCTGGGCTCAGCTCACATTCTGGGAGACCAGCCAG CTCTGCCTGCTGTTCCTGAGCCTCACATTGTCCACTATCAACGCCCGCTGGCTGGAGCCTCGCACCACAGCTGCCATGTGGGCCCTGCACACAGTGGAGAAGGAGcggggcctgggtggggaggtGCCTGGAAGCCACCAGGGCCCCGACCCCTACCGCCAGCTGCGAGGGCAAGACCCCAAGTACAGTGTCCTCCGCCAGACCTTTTTCCGCTACCATGGCCTGTCTTCCATTTGCAATCTGGGCTGCCTCCTGAGCAATGAGATCTGTCTTGCAGGCCTTGCCCTGAGCCTCAGGAGCCTCTAg
- the RAB3D gene encoding ras-related protein Rab-3D produces MASAGDPPTGPRDAADQNFDYMFKLLLIGNSSVGKTSFLFRYADDSFTPAFVSTVGIDFKVKTVYRHDKRIKLQIWDTAGQERYRTITTAYYRGAMGFLLMYDVANQESFAAVQDWATQIKTYSWDNAQVILVGNKCDLEDERVVPTEDGRRLADDLGFEFFEASAKENINVKQVFERLVDIICEKMNESLEPSSSPGSNGKGPALGDTPPPEPSSCSC; encoded by the exons ATGGCATCAGCTGGAGACCCCCCCACGGGCCCGCGGGATGCAGCAGACCAGAACTTTGACTACATGTTTAAGCTGCTGCTCATCGGCAACAGCAGCGTGGGCAAGACGTCCTTCCTGTTCCGCTACGCGGATGACTCCTTCACACCTGCCTTTGTCAGCACTGTGGGCATCGACTTCAAGGTCAAGACGGTCTATCGTCATGACAAGAGGATCAAGCTGCAGATCTGG GACACGGCGGGCCAGGAGCGCTACCGTACAATCACCACCGCCTACTACCGCGGAGCCATGGGCTTCCTGCTGATGTATGATGTTGCCAACCAGGAATCCTTCGCCGCCGTGCAGGACTG GGCCACACAGATCAAGACCTACTCATGGGACAACGCTCAGGTAATCCTCGTGGGGAACAAGTGTGACCTGGAAGATGAGCGTGTCGTGCCTACCGAGGATGGCCGGAGGCTCGCTGATGACCTTG GTTTTGAGTTCTTTGAGGCCAGCGCCAAGGAGAACATCAATGTGAAGCAGGTCTTTGAGCGCCTTGTGGACATCATCTGTGAGAAGATGAACGAGTCCCTTGAACCCAGCTCCAGCCCGGGGAGCAATGGGAAGGGCCCAGCCTTGGGGGACACCCCACCCCCCGAGCCCAGCAGCTGCAGCTGCTAG